One window of the Nocardia huaxiensis genome contains the following:
- a CDS encoding serine/threonine-protein kinase, translating into MGRKLAQGQVFAGYRIERLLGVGGMGEVYLAHDRDLPRFVALKLLSTAGGDDAEVRARFLREADTAARLSHPNIVAVYARGTTDERLWMAMQFVEGTDVAAVLAQGALRADYAVRILRETARALDHAHRAGVLHRDVKPGNILLEWGPEQRVFLADFGIAKALDQTSALTRTGEMYASFQYASPEQFELRADMDQRADVYALGCTFFHMLTGELPYPGGTTAQLVNGHLNGRIPRPSARNADVSATFDAVIERALAKDPNRRFNSCGELAAAAEQALAAPFVRGEATAPPQFGTTRGAALTTQPGGAPTGPAAQPISPLSYPTASGTYSPQQGPDPQDAMPTMHAGASGSAAPQARSRRSRKTAVLLFLVALVVVAAAGIGFGSGALHFRIGAGDTGGSSDIAGTGDSAANQAAATAVACEYAKLMTTYDYSDGSGWQAKVIDGATGTWKTDAQNLLPTIALILEQDSEHTRATAATCTITSGNSTHYEFAAEVQLVNSTKGQADTTESKTISMSMDYVDGRWLCSKWSLPLGSI; encoded by the coding sequence TTGGGGAGGAAGCTGGCTCAGGGCCAGGTATTCGCGGGCTATCGGATCGAACGGCTGCTCGGCGTCGGCGGCATGGGCGAGGTGTACCTCGCGCACGATCGCGATCTGCCGCGGTTCGTGGCCCTCAAACTGCTGAGCACCGCCGGCGGCGATGACGCCGAAGTGCGGGCGCGGTTCTTGCGCGAGGCCGATACCGCGGCGCGGCTGTCGCATCCCAATATCGTGGCCGTGTACGCGCGCGGCACGACCGACGAGCGGCTGTGGATGGCCATGCAATTCGTCGAGGGCACGGATGTGGCGGCGGTGCTGGCGCAGGGGGCGCTGCGGGCCGACTACGCGGTGCGGATTCTGCGGGAGACGGCGCGGGCACTGGATCACGCGCATCGGGCGGGTGTGCTGCACCGGGATGTGAAGCCGGGCAATATCCTGCTGGAGTGGGGGCCGGAGCAGCGAGTTTTCCTGGCGGACTTCGGGATTGCGAAGGCGCTGGATCAGACCAGCGCGCTGACGCGCACCGGGGAGATGTACGCGAGCTTCCAGTACGCGTCGCCGGAGCAGTTCGAGCTACGAGCCGATATGGATCAGCGCGCTGATGTGTACGCGCTGGGATGCACGTTCTTTCACATGCTGACCGGTGAGCTGCCGTATCCGGGCGGGACCACCGCGCAGCTGGTGAACGGGCACCTCAATGGCCGGATTCCACGGCCGAGCGCCCGGAATGCGGACGTGTCGGCGACTTTCGACGCGGTGATCGAACGGGCGCTGGCCAAGGATCCGAACCGGCGATTCAACAGTTGCGGCGAACTGGCGGCGGCGGCCGAGCAGGCGCTGGCGGCGCCGTTCGTGCGGGGTGAGGCGACGGCGCCGCCACAGTTCGGGACCACGCGCGGCGCGGCATTGACGACCCAGCCGGGCGGGGCGCCCACCGGGCCCGCCGCGCAGCCGATTTCTCCGTTGAGCTATCCGACTGCGTCGGGTACGTACTCACCGCAGCAGGGTCCTGATCCACAGGACGCGATGCCGACCATGCACGCGGGCGCGTCCGGCTCGGCCGCACCGCAGGCGCGCTCGCGCCGCAGCCGGAAGACGGCCGTTCTGCTGTTTCTCGTGGCGCTGGTGGTGGTGGCCGCGGCAGGCATCGGATTCGGCAGTGGCGCGCTGCATTTCCGCATCGGGGCGGGGGACACCGGGGGCAGCAGCGATATCGCGGGCACGGGGGACTCGGCGGCGAACCAGGCGGCGGCCACCGCGGTGGCCTGTGAGTACGCGAAGCTCATGACCACCTACGACTACAGCGACGGCAGTGGCTGGCAGGCGAAGGTGATCGACGGGGCGACCGGTACCTGGAAGACCGACGCGCAGAATCTGCTGCCCACCATCGCTTTGATCCTGGAACAGGATTCGGAGCACACGCGGGCCACTGCTGCCACGTGCACCATCACCTCGGGGAACTCGACGCATTACGAGTTCGCGGCGGAGGTGCAGCTGGTGAATTCCACCAAGGGACAGGCCGATACCACCGAGAGCAAGACCATCTCCATGTCCATGGACTATGTGGACGGCCGGTGGCTGTGCAGCAAGTGGAGTCTGCCGCTGGGTTCGATCTGA
- a CDS encoding DUF7373 family lipoprotein yields the protein MARNTPVLAMLAMLLFLAGCGVEGTAVPAEIDVRTLDVGAYPVDKFHHDQDSRGAGALVEGMRMSEAVTTGPPIDSTLSVGLRGEVVNDAEFAEEEYLAGYSADVLRTRNMIVGYASISSDTPAAEGAYLPDPPGTGVISLVMRFPSESDAKLAARELEDVDFAHAADQNKRLGLSEYPDAYIHWRPGIADIGTFMAYRQFVISLLIQRPRADSADLLDWVRKTLDAQVALLDTFQPTPTEKIDDLPIDPDGVLDRVLTAHRGSRAPDPASFGVYGPSFYTHNAFDQTLVRKLLADNGADRIGIDDSAAIIRTRDTGTAADLITGIANNLGSAFDPIKGPGSVPGVKCFHRTGGGSSDAAYRCYVPYRRYAAIVSAETEDDVKQKVAAQYALLANSM from the coding sequence ATGGCGCGCAATACTCCTGTGCTCGCGATGCTCGCCATGCTGCTGTTCCTGGCGGGATGCGGGGTCGAGGGCACGGCGGTGCCCGCGGAAATCGATGTGCGCACCCTGGATGTGGGCGCCTACCCGGTGGACAAGTTCCATCATGATCAAGATTCCAGGGGCGCAGGCGCTCTCGTGGAGGGTATGCGCATGTCCGAAGCCGTCACCACCGGCCCGCCCATCGACTCGACGCTGTCGGTGGGATTGCGCGGCGAGGTCGTGAACGACGCGGAATTCGCCGAGGAGGAGTACCTCGCCGGGTATTCCGCCGACGTGCTGCGCACTCGGAACATGATCGTCGGCTACGCCTCCATCAGCTCCGACACTCCCGCGGCCGAGGGCGCCTACCTGCCCGATCCGCCCGGCACCGGGGTGATCAGCCTCGTCATGCGCTTCCCGAGCGAATCCGACGCCAAACTCGCGGCCCGCGAACTCGAGGACGTGGATTTCGCGCACGCCGCCGATCAGAACAAGCGGCTCGGACTGTCCGAATATCCGGACGCCTATATTCACTGGCGGCCGGGGATCGCGGATATCGGAACGTTCATGGCGTACCGGCAGTTCGTCATCTCGCTGCTGATCCAGCGGCCCCGCGCCGACTCCGCCGACCTGCTCGACTGGGTGCGCAAGACCCTGGACGCACAGGTAGCGCTGCTCGACACCTTCCAGCCCACGCCGACCGAGAAGATCGACGACCTGCCCATCGATCCCGACGGCGTTCTCGATCGCGTCCTCACCGCGCACCGCGGCAGCCGAGCGCCCGATCCGGCGAGCTTCGGCGTCTACGGCCCGTCCTTCTACACCCACAATGCCTTCGACCAGACCCTGGTCCGAAAGCTGCTCGCCGACAATGGAGCCGATCGGATCGGCATCGACGACTCGGCCGCGATCATTCGCACCCGCGACACCGGGACGGCGGCCGACCTGATCACCGGCATCGCCAATAACCTCGGTTCGGCCTTCGATCCCATCAAGGGCCCCGGCTCGGTACCCGGCGTGAAATGCTTCCACCGCACCGGTGGCGGCTCCAGCGACGCCGCCTACCGCTGCTATGTCCCCTATCGCCGGTATGCCGCGATCGTCAGCGCCGAGACCGAGGACGACGTCAAACAGAAGGTCGCCGCCCAGTACGCGCTGCTGGCCAACAGCATGTAG
- a CDS encoding glutamate-1-semialdehyde 2,1-aminomutase, whose protein sequence is MRDFARSNEIQARLHDLVPGGAHTYARGSDQYPEAMAPILVRGSGARVWDRDGNEYVEYGMGLRAVTLGHGYAPVLDAVTRTIADGVSFSRPTELELLAAQDFLSLVPGADMVKFAKNGSDATTAAVRLARAVTGRETVAICDQPFFSVDDWFIGTTDMNAGIPATDTVRFRYNDLDSLDAALTAHRVACVIMEQATALAEPAPGFLEGVRALCDRHGALLVFDEMITGFRWAAGGAQQIYGVRPDLSCWGKAMGNGFPISALAGKREYMELGGLRTDADRVFLLSTTHGPETAGLAAFRAVVQAYRDTDPVARMSAAGSRLAAGVNAVAAELGIAGHLQVTGRPSCLIFRTKDPEGVASQPFRTLFLQELLERGVLGQSFVTSAAHTDADIDHTIDACREAAVIYRKALENGTVEGLLTGRPVAPALRRSAFPRRLPD, encoded by the coding sequence ATGCGGGATTTCGCTCGTAGCAATGAGATTCAGGCTCGGCTGCACGATCTGGTCCCCGGCGGGGCGCACACCTACGCGCGGGGATCGGATCAGTATCCGGAGGCCATGGCCCCGATCCTGGTGCGCGGCAGCGGAGCCCGGGTATGGGATCGCGACGGCAACGAATACGTCGAATACGGGATGGGCTTGCGCGCGGTGACGCTCGGACACGGTTACGCGCCGGTCCTCGACGCCGTGACGCGCACCATCGCCGACGGCGTCAGCTTCTCCCGGCCCACCGAACTGGAACTGCTTGCGGCACAGGACTTCCTGAGCCTGGTGCCCGGCGCGGACATGGTGAAGTTCGCCAAGAACGGCTCCGACGCCACCACCGCGGCCGTCCGCCTGGCCCGCGCGGTCACCGGCCGCGAAACGGTGGCCATCTGCGATCAGCCGTTCTTCTCGGTGGACGACTGGTTCATCGGCACCACCGACATGAACGCCGGCATCCCCGCCACCGACACCGTGCGCTTCCGCTACAACGACCTCGACTCCCTGGACGCCGCCCTGACCGCGCACCGGGTGGCCTGCGTGATCATGGAACAGGCCACCGCACTGGCCGAACCCGCACCCGGATTCCTGGAAGGCGTTCGCGCACTGTGTGATCGGCACGGTGCGCTACTGGTGTTCGACGAGATGATCACCGGCTTCCGCTGGGCCGCCGGCGGCGCGCAGCAGATCTACGGCGTGCGCCCGGACCTGTCCTGCTGGGGCAAGGCCATGGGCAACGGCTTCCCCATCTCCGCGCTGGCGGGCAAGCGCGAATACATGGAATTGGGCGGCCTGCGCACCGACGCCGACCGCGTCTTCCTGCTGTCCACCACGCACGGCCCGGAAACCGCTGGGCTGGCGGCCTTCCGGGCCGTCGTCCAGGCTTACCGTGACACCGACCCGGTCGCGCGCATGTCGGCGGCGGGCAGCCGCCTCGCCGCCGGTGTCAATGCCGTCGCCGCCGAACTCGGCATAGCCGGCCACCTCCAGGTGACCGGTCGCCCCTCCTGCCTGATCTTCCGCACCAAGGACCCCGAAGGCGTTGCCTCCCAACCCTTCCGAACCCTCTTCCTCCAGGAACTCCTCGAACGCGGCGTACTCGGCCAATCCTTCGTCACCTCCGCCGCCCACACCGACGCCGACATCGACCACACCATCGACGCCTGCCGCGAGGCCGCCGTCATCTACCGCAAAGCCCTCGAAAACGGCACCGTCGAGGGCCTGCTCACCGGCCGACCGGTCGCCCCCGCACTGCGCAGGAGTGCCTTCCCCCGCAGACTCCCCGACTGA